One Vidua chalybeata isolate OUT-0048 chromosome 13, bVidCha1 merged haplotype, whole genome shotgun sequence genomic window carries:
- the DTWD1 gene encoding tRNA-uridine aminocarboxypropyltransferase 1 isoform X2 translates to MSLNSSTLLNEENTQGAKRNTECLESLLQTPSSIQNNPLQQLQLASQEVLEKAKKSGRSKCPRCNSSRMFYCYTCLVPVETVPTKEIPTVKLPLKIDIIKHPNETDGKSTAVHAKLLAPDDVTIYKYPCIPEYEEKRHEIALIFPGPNSVSVKDIAFHLQKYSKKGVCFSDDDCSREPLLKQAKLEAEEEKNPNECISSSRSEATRLKKIIFIDSTWNQTNKIITDERLQGLLQIELKTRKTCFWRHQKGKPDTYLSTIEAIYYFLVDYHQEILKESYKGQYDNLLFFFSFMYTLIKDAKCCAGKE, encoded by the exons ATGTCTTTGAATTCATCTAcacttttaaatgaagaaaacactcaaggagcaaaaagaaatactgagTGTTTGGAAAGCCTACTGCAGACTCCATCATCAATTCAAAATAATCCACTTCAACAACTACAGTTAGCATCACAGGAAGTactggaaaaggcaaaaaagagtGGGAGATCAAAATGCCCCCGATGCAATAGTTCAAGGATGTTTTATTGTTATACATGCCTTGTTCCTGTTGAAACTGTCCCTACCAAAGAAATTCCAACTGTGAAG TTACCTCTGAAGATTGACATTATTAAGCACCCAAACGAAACCGACGGCAAAAGCACTGCTGTGCATGCTAAGCTCCTGGCACCTGATGATGTTACAATTTATAAATACCCTTGCATTCCAGAATATGAAGAAAAGAGACACGAA ATAGCACTTATATTTCCTGGCCCCAATTCAGTTTCAGTAAAAGATATTGCTTTCCATCTCCAAAAGTACTCCAAGAAAGGTGTCTGTTTCAGTGATGATGACTGTTCCAGAGAGCCACTTCTTAAACAAGCAAAACtagaagctgaagaagaaaaaaatccaaatgaatGCATCTCAAGCAGCAGGAGTGAAGCCACtagactgaagaaaataatatttattgaCAGTACATGGAATCAAACTAACAAGATAATAACTGATGAACGACTTCAAG GGTTACTGCAAATTGAGTTGAAGACAAGGAAAACTTGCTTTTGGCGTCATCAGAAGGGAAAACCAGATACATACCTTTCCACAATAGAAGCAATTTATTATTTCCTTGTGGACTATCATCAGGAGATTTTGAAAGAGAGCTACAAAGGACAATATGataatctgctttttttcttttcatttatgtATACATTGATTAAAGATGCAAAGTGTTGTGCAGGAAAAGAGTAA
- the DTWD1 gene encoding tRNA-uridine aminocarboxypropyltransferase 1 isoform X1: MAPHELRTDPRDAPADVLSPRIAAGLWRVPSTGSDLPGFGDELTMSLNSSTLLNEENTQGAKRNTECLESLLQTPSSIQNNPLQQLQLASQEVLEKAKKSGRSKCPRCNSSRMFYCYTCLVPVETVPTKEIPTVKLPLKIDIIKHPNETDGKSTAVHAKLLAPDDVTIYKYPCIPEYEEKRHEIALIFPGPNSVSVKDIAFHLQKYSKKGVCFSDDDCSREPLLKQAKLEAEEEKNPNECISSSRSEATRLKKIIFIDSTWNQTNKIITDERLQGLLQIELKTRKTCFWRHQKGKPDTYLSTIEAIYYFLVDYHQEILKESYKGQYDNLLFFFSFMYTLIKDAKCCAGKE; encoded by the exons ATGGCACCCCATGAGCTGCGCACAGACCCCCGAGATGCACCGGCCGACGTTCTCAGTCCTAGAATAGCAGCTGGCCTGTGGAGGGTACCCTCCACCGGCAGCGATTTACCAGGGTTTGGAGATGAG CTAACCATGTCTTTGAATTCATCTAcacttttaaatgaagaaaacactcaaggagcaaaaagaaatactgagTGTTTGGAAAGCCTACTGCAGACTCCATCATCAATTCAAAATAATCCACTTCAACAACTACAGTTAGCATCACAGGAAGTactggaaaaggcaaaaaagagtGGGAGATCAAAATGCCCCCGATGCAATAGTTCAAGGATGTTTTATTGTTATACATGCCTTGTTCCTGTTGAAACTGTCCCTACCAAAGAAATTCCAACTGTGAAG TTACCTCTGAAGATTGACATTATTAAGCACCCAAACGAAACCGACGGCAAAAGCACTGCTGTGCATGCTAAGCTCCTGGCACCTGATGATGTTACAATTTATAAATACCCTTGCATTCCAGAATATGAAGAAAAGAGACACGAA ATAGCACTTATATTTCCTGGCCCCAATTCAGTTTCAGTAAAAGATATTGCTTTCCATCTCCAAAAGTACTCCAAGAAAGGTGTCTGTTTCAGTGATGATGACTGTTCCAGAGAGCCACTTCTTAAACAAGCAAAACtagaagctgaagaagaaaaaaatccaaatgaatGCATCTCAAGCAGCAGGAGTGAAGCCACtagactgaagaaaataatatttattgaCAGTACATGGAATCAAACTAACAAGATAATAACTGATGAACGACTTCAAG GGTTACTGCAAATTGAGTTGAAGACAAGGAAAACTTGCTTTTGGCGTCATCAGAAGGGAAAACCAGATACATACCTTTCCACAATAGAAGCAATTTATTATTTCCTTGTGGACTATCATCAGGAGATTTTGAAAGAGAGCTACAAAGGACAATATGataatctgctttttttcttttcatttatgtATACATTGATTAAAGATGCAAAGTGTTGTGCAGGAAAAGAGTAA